In a single window of the Rhodoferax saidenbachensis genome:
- the pilV gene encoding type IV pilus modification protein PilV, producing MSINRTESGASLIEVMVAVTILGFGLLGLAGMQTKTVTMNDSAYYRSIAVDLGNDLADRIRAIRTPYMVNVDANPQPPAPPDFSLCTIYLTTVTCAAQQTSPKDRSTNAALVTTEMREWAALLQKQLPGATYSLVQAASSSTDYFRYTLTITWLDDRGTATNSSYSMVIE from the coding sequence ATGTCCATAAATAGAACCGAATCTGGTGCCTCGTTAATCGAGGTCATGGTGGCAGTCACCATTCTCGGCTTTGGCTTGCTGGGCTTGGCCGGTATGCAAACTAAAACCGTCACCATGAATGACAGTGCCTACTACCGCAGCATTGCTGTAGACCTTGGCAATGATCTTGCGGATCGTATTCGCGCCATTCGCACGCCCTATATGGTCAATGTGGATGCGAACCCGCAGCCCCCCGCACCACCTGACTTTTCTCTATGCACTATTTATCTCACTACGGTGACTTGCGCCGCACAACAAACCAGCCCCAAAGACCGTAGTACGAATGCAGCATTGGTCACCACAGAGATGAGAGAGTGGGCGGCCTTGCTGCAAAAACAGTTGCCCGGCGCTACCTATAGTTTGGTACAGGCGGCGAGCAGCTCGACTGATTATTTCCGCTACACGCTGACCATCACATGGTTGGACGATAGAGGTACTGCTACCAACTCAAGCTACAGCATGGTGATCGAATGA
- a CDS encoding GspH/FimT family pseudopilin produces the protein MLLSKFSPAAVITNKTHQTGFSLVELMVTLAIAAILLVIGVPSMIDLIRDARLASQSDMLVSTLNLARTEAVKQRNNFRVCPSAAPNTDALLTCAAGAGAWSTGWITIYQDTANAGAAKAITQRSVASSDLTVTTAATSVEFSGTIGSATAATSFVLCTPNRKQHLVDVSLSGHISKRIGTTVCP, from the coding sequence ATGTTGCTCTCCAAATTTTCCCCTGCAGCCGTAATCACCAACAAGACTCACCAGACGGGTTTCAGTTTGGTCGAGTTGATGGTGACCCTGGCCATTGCCGCTATCTTGCTTGTCATTGGTGTGCCCAGCATGATCGATTTGATCCGCGATGCGCGCCTGGCATCGCAATCAGACATGCTGGTCAGCACACTCAATTTGGCGCGGACTGAGGCGGTTAAGCAGCGCAACAATTTCCGGGTGTGCCCATCCGCTGCCCCCAATACCGATGCTCTATTAACCTGCGCTGCTGGAGCGGGTGCTTGGTCTACGGGGTGGATAACGATCTATCAGGACACCGCCAATGCCGGGGCTGCGAAAGCTATTACGCAGCGTTCGGTGGCCAGTTCAGATTTGACAGTTACAACCGCTGCAACTTCGGTAGAGTTCTCAGGCACCATTGGCAGTGCCACGGCTGCCACGAGCTTCGTTCTTTGTACCCCTAACCGCAAGCAACATTTGGTTGATGTGTCTCTGTCGGGGCACATCAGCAAACGCATTGGTACTACGGTATGTCCATAA